A genome region from Euzebyales bacterium includes the following:
- a CDS encoding DUF1269 domain-containing protein: MDQQSVGSENVDRAILTVEEQAALDGVLTADRARGDSDSDLWVFVLDGPLRAQEALLAAMRMVGRGHLKLEDAAIVTKVRGRVRITQTKDVNTGQGAMAGTWLGTLAGLFVMQPLIGAAIGAALGGLFAKLHDIGIDDDEMRAMGDGLADGEAALFLLVEECHQVRALHEASRFPGRLLVTTADDRLADEIRGRLATDPWGAR; this comes from the coding sequence CAATCCTGACCGTCGAGGAACAGGCCGCACTCGACGGTGTGCTGACCGCCGACCGGGCCCGCGGCGACAGTGACTCCGACCTGTGGGTGTTCGTGCTCGACGGGCCCCTGCGCGCGCAGGAGGCCCTGCTGGCCGCGATGCGCATGGTGGGCCGGGGGCATCTGAAGCTGGAGGATGCCGCGATCGTCACGAAGGTCCGGGGCCGTGTGCGGATCACCCAGACCAAGGACGTCAACACAGGTCAGGGTGCGATGGCCGGCACGTGGTTGGGCACGCTCGCCGGACTGTTCGTCATGCAGCCGTTGATCGGTGCGGCGATCGGTGCCGCTCTCGGCGGGTTGTTCGCGAAGCTGCATGACATCGGCATCGACGACGACGAGATGCGGGCGATGGGGGACGGCCTCGCCGACGGCGAGGCCGCGCTGTTCCTGCTGGTCGAGGAGTGCCACCAGGTGCGCGCGCTGCACGAGGCGTCACGCTTCCCGGGCCGCCTGCTGGTCACCACCGCCGACGACCGCCTCGCCGACGAGATCCGCGGCCGCCTCGCCACCGACCCCTGGGGCGCCCGCTGA
- a CDS encoding cyclase family protein: MDRRGFLRSGAMATAAGAMLASMGAAAPAAARPPAGRGRPDRVVDLTYRLVKDFPSFYGTQPVISDVVTDDFDTTGFYSKSWTFPEHIGTHMDAPGHFARNARLVDELTAEELLAPLVVVDIRSKAQEDPNAMVEPEDLVAWERRHGRIPDGALVAMDSGWEDRYGDPDAFLGGSGFPDLNFPGFSIDATEWLVAHRDPVGIGVDTPSLDPGNSTTFAVHFGFLATDRYGIENLANLSNAPVRNGTVFVGAVPWEDGSGGPCRVVVTR, encoded by the coding sequence ATGGACCGACGCGGGTTCCTGCGGTCGGGGGCGATGGCGACGGCCGCCGGAGCGATGCTGGCGTCGATGGGTGCGGCAGCCCCCGCTGCTGCGCGTCCACCCGCCGGGCGCGGGCGACCGGACCGCGTGGTCGATCTCACCTACCGTCTGGTGAAGGACTTCCCAAGCTTCTACGGGACCCAGCCGGTGATCTCCGACGTCGTCACCGACGACTTCGACACGACCGGGTTCTACTCCAAGTCGTGGACCTTCCCGGAGCACATCGGCACCCACATGGACGCTCCGGGCCACTTTGCCAGGAACGCGCGGCTGGTCGACGAACTGACCGCCGAGGAGCTGCTCGCGCCGCTGGTCGTCGTCGACATCCGCAGCAAAGCCCAGGAGGACCCGAACGCCATGGTCGAGCCGGAGGACCTGGTGGCCTGGGAGCGCCGTCATGGCCGGATCCCCGACGGGGCGTTGGTTGCGATGGACTCCGGTTGGGAGGACCGGTACGGCGATCCCGATGCCTTCCTGGGCGGTTCCGGCTTTCCCGATCTGAACTTCCCAGGCTTCTCCATCGACGCCACCGAGTGGCTGGTCGCGCACCGTGACCCGGTCGGCATCGGCGTCGACACGCCGAGCCTGGATCCCGGCAACTCGACGACGTTCGCGGTCCACTTCGGGTTCCTGGCGACCGATCGCTATGGCATCGAGAACCTCGCCAACCTCTCCAACGCCCCGGTCCGCAACGGCACCGTGTTCGTCGGCGCGGTTCCGTGGGAGGACGGCTCCGGCGGTCCCTGCCGGGTCGTCGTCACACGCTGA